In Bacteroidales bacterium, a genomic segment contains:
- a CDS encoding DUF2490 domain-containing protein, translating to MTNIHCILRLIIIIFFINLSCIYSQVNDFESWSCIEIKKKITKKIEFIFEEELRLNDNSTKIKKIYSDIGLSYSFNKHIKLVGYYRFIKKRKYDSYYSNRHRLYADIFLKNKFNRLTIAYRTRYQAKYVDIYSSEDGFIPRKYNRNKLSLKYDIKKNPISPYCSFEAYYQLNNPEGNEFDKIRYTCGIDYKFNKRNSLDIYYRLQKQININNPVNSYILGLKYCYSIK from the coding sequence ATGACTAATATACATTGCATATTACGATTAATAATTATTATTTTTTTTATTAATCTGTCCTGTATTTATTCTCAGGTTAATGATTTTGAATCATGGTCATGTATTGAGATAAAGAAAAAAATTACAAAAAAAATTGAATTTATTTTTGAAGAAGAACTAAGACTGAATGATAATAGTACAAAAATAAAAAAAATATACTCTGATATTGGCTTATCATATTCATTCAATAAGCATATTAAACTTGTCGGATATTACCGTTTTATTAAAAAAAGAAAATACGATTCATATTATAGCAATCGACATAGATTATATGCTGATATATTTTTAAAAAATAAATTTAATCGACTAACAATTGCATACAGAACACGTTATCAAGCAAAATATGTTGATATTTATTCTAGTGAAGATGGTTTTATTCCAAGAAAATACAACAGAAACAAATTATCATTAAAATATGATATTAAGAAAAACCCAATTTCACCATATTGTTCTTTTGAGGCATACTATCAGTTAAATAATCCTGAGGGGAATGAATTCGATAAAATTCGTTATACCTGTGGTATAGATTATAAATTTAACAAAAGAAACAGTCTTGATATTTACTACAGATTGCAGAAACAAATAAATATTAATAATCCGGTTAATTCATATATTCTTGGGCTAAAGTATTGTTATTCAATAAAATGA